From Triplophysa dalaica isolate WHDGS20190420 chromosome 24, ASM1584641v1, whole genome shotgun sequence:
GATCCTGGTAAGTTACAAAGTTGAATCTTGTGAAGAATTGAGGGTCTCATGTGGGGAGGTGGCAAAGGATATGCAGTGGGTCGTGAATGGCTACAGAGAGGAAGACGTTGAGATATACCCATAGAATGCTGAATGAGTTTTTCCAGGCCAATAGCATCATCGTGAATAGCCAACTGGTGTGGCCACGGGACTGGAGGCGTGCACGAAAGAAGAACTTGATGATGGACGGGAGAGATGTTGGCACAGAACGTTGACCAGTTCTGCGAAGGGGTCCGGGTAGTCAGAAGGTGTGGTCATCGCGGAGATATTAGGTCCAGTCTTCTGTAACAGTTCACCAGACAAAAAACGATGCCACAAAGAAAACTAGAATGTCAATGATGTGATTTAATAAATCCAggcaaacaagacaaacatcCAAGGGGTTGAGTAAAATCCTAAATAATATCAGGGTTAAACAGGttaaacaggtaaaacaaaatCCAACAGAAGAACATCCATGGAGAAGATTAAAGTATGTGTACACAAAGAGACTCCAAGGTAATGTATAAGCtgatcaaaaataaattatgactGGACgactaacaaaacaaaagggtgagtaaaaatAGAGTCCATCGGATGAGGTGCAGGTGGAGTGAAATGTAAATCAGGTATGGGGTTATCAATAATGGCAGAGGTGTgcagtgcatgatgggaaatgtagtccATGAGTTAAAAGTCCGGTGATTGTGAACGCATGAAGTGGGTAGATGACTCTGGTGCAGGGGGCGTGGTCAACGAAGACAGAGCTGATGTTACAGAAGTACACATAATTGGGGGCCTGGAAGCTTTTGATATGGCCCTGACACATCTAAAGTTTGGGAAGTTCTGTGTGACATTATTTTTTCATGGTTTATTAAACAAGCATGAAAAGCATTGTTTCAATCCTGGCCAATAAAGATCAttatatttctttgtatttgaaatgttcAATTTTTCCAGTATATTATAAAGGTTGTTCATAAATTTCTGGGCTGTGTCTGTTTATTggtctggctagtgtctaataaataccatttctattttttctaatttacattaatattaatttgtattattatttaattgaatagtaattgtattaaattgtattttttttgctaGTTGTGGTTAgcgtattaaaataaaaacgttttctttttttttggaagatcttAAAAGTGTACAGTACAGAAGTCCAGGTATGATCTGTGCTCAATATTTAAGTTATCCTTGAATTGAAATCTCAATTAAAATGATTCATGTTATCTAAGATTTTATCTATGCCCTAATTATGTTGTAGTTAGAATGcactaaacatttaattatttttacaatacatttcattCTGTTACTTATTATACCCCCGTTATAAGCTTTCATGCTTACACTGTACAATTTTTCAGTTGTGTCCCACACAAACGTATTACCTGTCCCGTATGTGGTTTGTTGAGGGGTGGTCACACCTTAGTTTCACCGACTTTTGCATTTCAAGGGGGAAAGGATTGTTTTCCCCAAACTGACTCCTCCTCTGTGCCACGCCCCCTACTATGACACGACATCAACTTACATCGAAATGAAAGCAAAGCGCATTTACGTGCACAAAATTTACTTCagtaattatttgtttattattatcagTTTTTCGTGTTTCTACagagtgtttttgtttttaaacatatgttAATTGGATAATTTTTCGGTATTTGACAGGAGGCCTGAGCAGATTTACACATATCTTATATTTCTCAAGAGTTTCGTGTTTATTTCGTTGTCTGGTTTGTTGTGGTGAAACATGGCTGTTGTCCACGAAGGAGCGCTTAAAAAGATGTTAAAGGTTTGTATCATGTTTGTGTCGTTATATGTTGGCATTAATTGGGCTGAATACAGTTTTCATATTAACTTTCATTACAAGTAACTGTTGCATTACAAAATTCTTCtaacacaatacatttaactACATTCACATTGTTATTATGTTGTTTCATATACTTGGATTGTTATACATGGACTAGTGATCTGGTTtgtttcactttcattatttttggttcctttatttggttttggctgatattttattcatttttcaggATTGTGTTTatcaatattttgttgtttatatattaCAGAAATACAAATATAGAGATCTCACAGTCCGAGATATTACAAATGTCATCTCTCGGTACAAAGACCTCAAACCAGTAATGGATGGTTATGGTAAGAGCtgcaatttcacatttttgtaaataaaatatttttatacttatttttaatacttttgtacttttcagtttttaatgaCGGATCCTCAAGAGACCACATGAGTCTTACTGGGACTGTACCAGTTAGTTATAGAGGTGAGTGACACATTTCCACAACAGAAGTATGTTTGCTGCACATTATTTCTAGTTTAacagacacatttttgtttttcaacagGGAACGTGTACAATATTCCCATCTGCCTCTGGCTGTTGGACACGTATCCCTACAATCCCCCTATTTGTTTTGTGAAGCCGACCAGCGCAATGATGATCAAGACTGGCAAACACATTGACGCCAATGGCAAGATCTACCTGCCCTATCTGCATGAGTGGAAACATGTACGACCTCATAAGCATATGCAAGCatattacaattcatttttactTATGAAT
This genomic window contains:
- the LOC130414692 gene encoding tumor susceptibility gene 101 protein-like, whose translation is MAVVHEGALKKMLKKYKYRDLTVRDITNVISRYKDLKPVMDGYVFNDGSSRDHMSLTGTVPVSYRGNVYNIPICLWLLDTYPYNPPICFVKPTSAMMIKTGKHIDANGKIYLPYLHEWKHPQSDLYGLIQVIIVVFGEEPPVFYRLKNLKSLWHCHGDRIADFFSSLSVCLSRSQPGEADRPSSSQRGEHFRNMVEVAALLMKGSIEPVPLAEMSSGFYSPDFIVPILP